The following proteins come from a genomic window of Corynebacterium crudilactis:
- a CDS encoding OsmC family protein → MTSIKATRTSPNTYTVVNDSGAQLHISTPGVPGTFSPAELLQAAVAGCASLSAEAQLAHHLGPDFQATATVDSTESAGLITDLLFQLQVDLQGLDPAAQDKLLASTAKKIDRLCAIKRSIHNGINTQTVIVP, encoded by the coding sequence ATGACTTCGATTAAAGCCACTCGCACAAGCCCTAATACTTATACTGTGGTTAATGATTCTGGCGCGCAGTTACACATCAGTACACCTGGTGTTCCAGGAACCTTCTCCCCTGCTGAACTATTACAAGCTGCAGTTGCAGGTTGTGCTTCTTTATCTGCAGAAGCTCAGCTTGCGCACCATTTGGGGCCAGATTTTCAAGCAACCGCCACTGTTGATTCCACCGAGTCGGCAGGATTGATTACTGATTTATTGTTTCAGCTACAGGTTGATCTACAAGGCCTAGACCCCGCTGCCCAAGACAAACTCCTGGCAAGCACGGCAAAGAAAATTGACCGTTTATGTGCCATCAAACGGTCAATTCACAACGGCATTAACACTCAGACAGTTATAGTTCCTTAA
- a CDS encoding ArsR/SmtB family transcription factor, giving the protein MILGIHWLKNNLVVNTFLRTIVGMGDETVLNELRQEIRDLAIRVASLESTTAKEQPDQADSESSIPQTNDDFWALSGLRSRLGEHASTEQGAVTLVGAVTLPTGAPVSWQQTAGTTGLFEIEWEERATAFAALGHPMRLELLRHILSGIHSTAELTSIESLGTTGQLHHHLRQLLSSGWLKQSGRGSYEVPPARVVPLLACIVASDH; this is encoded by the coding sequence GTGATTTTAGGTATTCACTGGCTTAAAAATAACTTGGTTGTTAATACGTTTTTACGTACTATCGTAGGTATGGGTGATGAAACAGTACTGAACGAACTTCGGCAAGAGATCCGAGACCTCGCGATAAGAGTGGCCTCATTGGAAAGTACAACTGCAAAAGAGCAGCCCGATCAGGCTGATTCAGAGTCATCTATACCACAAACAAATGATGATTTTTGGGCTCTGTCGGGATTGCGGTCCAGGTTGGGGGAGCACGCATCAACAGAACAAGGGGCGGTGACGCTGGTGGGTGCGGTAACACTCCCAACTGGCGCTCCGGTCTCCTGGCAACAAACAGCAGGAACTACTGGTCTCTTCGAAATAGAGTGGGAAGAGCGTGCAACAGCATTTGCTGCGCTGGGTCATCCAATGCGCCTGGAGCTCTTGCGACATATTCTTTCTGGTATTCACTCCACAGCAGAACTCACATCAATTGAATCTTTAGGTACGACGGGGCAGCTTCATCATCACCTCCGGCAGTTGTTATCGAGTGGGTGGCTTAAACAGAGCGGCCGGGGCAGTTATGAAGTCCCACCGGCTCGGGTAGTGCCTTTGTTAGCCTGCATTGTTGCTTCGGACCACTGA
- a CDS encoding zinc ribbon domain-containing protein YjdM, producing MSDNQLAPCPECSSEYTYENGGVLVCPMCAHEWVEGETVEETAAVIKDSVGNVLVDGDAVSIVKSLKVKGGGAIKIGTKVSGIRLLEEPVDGHDIEAKVPGFGQMRLKSSVVKKA from the coding sequence ATGTCTGACAATCAATTAGCCCCTTGCCCTGAGTGCAGCAGTGAATACACCTACGAAAATGGCGGCGTCCTTGTTTGCCCAATGTGTGCCCATGAATGGGTAGAAGGCGAAACCGTCGAAGAAACCGCAGCAGTTATCAAAGACTCTGTAGGAAACGTCCTGGTCGATGGCGATGCCGTGTCCATCGTGAAAAGCCTGAAAGTTAAAGGTGGCGGTGCCATCAAGATCGGTACCAAGGTAAGCGGCATTCGCCTTTTGGAAGAGCCAGTTGACGGCCACGATATCGAAGCCAAGGTTCCAGGATTTGGTCAAATGCGACTCAAGTCCAGCGTGGTGAAAAAGGCTTAA
- a CDS encoding SCO1664 family protein yields MITSPFERELKLLREGDLGIVEQLVESSNVGFIVDLELADDYAWAVYKPELGEQPLWDFPPGLYRRERAAFVLSEFLGWHLVPPTIIVEDAPAGVGSMQWFVHNNGEHYFQLFDTRPDLHQQFVRMAVFDLLCNNTDRKSGHVLLEEDHIWGIDHGLCFSVEPKLRTVIWDFAGCTISDELITAVEPLLDEVPAELGELLHPVEIEALQRRASRIQRLPFLPQARSHRQFPWPLV; encoded by the coding sequence GTGATTACTTCACCTTTTGAGCGTGAGCTGAAATTGCTGAGAGAAGGCGATTTAGGCATTGTTGAGCAATTAGTGGAGTCCAGCAACGTTGGTTTTATTGTTGATCTGGAATTAGCCGATGATTATGCGTGGGCTGTCTATAAACCTGAATTGGGTGAGCAACCGCTATGGGATTTTCCTCCGGGACTTTATCGACGGGAACGCGCTGCCTTTGTGCTCAGTGAGTTTTTAGGCTGGCATCTTGTGCCACCAACCATCATTGTGGAGGATGCCCCCGCTGGGGTGGGCTCCATGCAGTGGTTTGTGCATAACAATGGGGAGCATTATTTCCAGCTTTTTGATACCCGCCCAGATCTGCATCAACAGTTTGTGCGCATGGCTGTGTTTGATTTGTTGTGTAACAACACTGATCGAAAATCAGGGCATGTGCTGTTGGAAGAAGATCATATTTGGGGCATTGATCATGGATTGTGTTTTTCAGTAGAGCCTAAATTACGCACGGTGATATGGGATTTCGCGGGCTGCACAATTTCAGATGAATTGATTACAGCGGTGGAGCCGTTGCTTGATGAGGTTCCTGCAGAATTAGGAGAACTTTTACATCCAGTAGAAATTGAAGCTTTGCAGCGGAGAGCGTCAAGGATTCAGCGATTGCCATTTTTGCCTCAGGCGAGATCGCATCGTCAGTTCCCGTGGCCGCTTGTTTGA
- a CDS encoding MarR family winged helix-turn-helix transcriptional regulator, producing the protein MHADPAEFDNNDALDQLTYEIILLTRYGVQNTPTRNREAIMDRSALILLARLDAQGPMTVNELAEGFGLNVSTIHRQLKAAITNGLIEVVEDPASPAKLHRPTTLGKEKLQQELQARQQDLSRILEGWDPEDIKLHTEFMRKHNESLENYLDLKWPRP; encoded by the coding sequence GTGCACGCAGATCCAGCAGAGTTCGACAATAACGACGCCCTCGATCAACTCACCTATGAGATCATTTTGCTCACCCGATATGGAGTGCAAAATACTCCAACAAGAAACCGTGAAGCCATCATGGATCGCAGTGCCCTTATTCTGCTTGCCCGTTTGGATGCCCAGGGACCTATGACAGTAAATGAGTTGGCAGAAGGATTCGGACTCAATGTGTCAACCATTCATCGACAGCTTAAAGCTGCGATCACCAATGGTCTCATCGAGGTCGTGGAAGATCCCGCATCACCTGCAAAGTTGCATCGCCCCACAACTTTAGGAAAAGAAAAGCTCCAACAAGAGCTACAGGCGCGTCAGCAGGATCTTTCCAGAATCCTTGAGGGTTGGGATCCAGAAGACATCAAACTTCATACCGAGTTCATGCGCAAGCACAACGAGAGCCTAGAGAACTATCTTGACCTGAAGTGGCCACGTCCTTAA
- a CDS encoding MFS transporter, translating into MPVTEDGKLFTPTFVMGWIANFLQFLVFYFLITTMALYAIKEFQASETAAGFATSSIVIGAVFSRFFSGYIIDRFGRRKIVLISVIVTTITCALYIPIDSLPLLYVNRFIHGVGYAFAATAIMAMVQELIPAARRSEGTGYLALGTTVSAALGPALALFVIGTFDYGMLFIVVFATAILCLISTVLMYFKTTDPEPTGERAKFSFKSILNPKIVPIGFFILLICFAYSGVISYINAFAEERDLITGAGLFFIAYAVSMFVMRSYLGKLQDRRGDNIVVYFGVFFFVISLIILSLATANWHVVVSGIIAGLGYGTLMPAVQSIAVGVVDKAEFGTAFSTLFLFVDLGFGFGPIILGAVSAMIGFGPMYAVLAGLGVVAGIFYLFTHARTDRATKGFAQA; encoded by the coding sequence GTGCCCGTAACTGAAGATGGGAAACTCTTTACACCAACATTTGTTATGGGTTGGATCGCCAACTTTTTACAATTTCTGGTGTTCTACTTCCTCATCACAACCATGGCTCTTTACGCAATCAAAGAGTTTCAAGCCTCTGAAACGGCAGCAGGTTTTGCCACCAGTTCGATTGTGATTGGTGCAGTGTTCTCCCGATTCTTCTCTGGCTATATTATTGACCGCTTTGGCCGCCGCAAGATCGTCCTCATCTCTGTTATTGTCACCACGATTACCTGCGCGCTGTACATCCCCATTGATTCTTTGCCACTGCTGTACGTGAATAGGTTTATTCACGGCGTGGGATATGCATTCGCCGCGACAGCAATTATGGCGATGGTTCAAGAACTGATCCCAGCTGCACGACGTTCAGAAGGCACCGGCTACCTTGCGTTAGGAACCACTGTTTCTGCAGCATTGGGACCTGCACTTGCGTTGTTTGTTATTGGAACCTTCGACTATGGCATGTTGTTCATCGTTGTTTTCGCAACGGCGATTCTGTGCCTGATTTCTACTGTGCTCATGTACTTCAAAACAACAGACCCGGAACCAACTGGCGAACGTGCAAAATTCAGCTTTAAATCAATCCTCAATCCGAAAATTGTCCCAATCGGATTCTTTATCCTCTTGATCTGTTTCGCCTATTCAGGTGTGATTTCATATATCAACGCCTTTGCGGAAGAACGAGATTTGATCACCGGTGCAGGACTGTTCTTCATCGCCTACGCGGTCTCGATGTTTGTGATGCGCAGTTACCTTGGCAAACTACAGGACCGTCGTGGCGATAATATTGTGGTCTATTTTGGTGTGTTCTTTTTCGTTATCTCGTTGATTATTTTGTCCTTGGCTACTGCAAATTGGCACGTTGTTGTCTCTGGCATCATTGCAGGTCTTGGCTATGGAACCCTTATGCCGGCAGTGCAATCCATTGCAGTTGGTGTAGTGGATAAGGCCGAATTTGGCACCGCCTTTTCCACGCTTTTCCTCTTCGTAGATCTTGGTTTCGGCTTTGGACCAATTATTCTTGGTGCCGTATCGGCCATGATTGGTTTCGGGCCAATGTATGCAGTGCTTGCAGGCCTTGGCGTAGTTGCCGGAATCTTCTACCTCTTTACCCACGCTCGTACTGATCGGGCTACAAAGGGATTTGCGCAGGCCTAA
- a CDS encoding histidine phosphatase family protein has protein sequence MTQAEEAQKSTIVLLIRHGQTPTTGQVLPGRTPGLHLSDQGHAQATDVSGRLAGLELAALYASPMERAQETAAPTSKSHNLEILTEQGLVECDFGQWTGQKLLDLNKLEEWKEVQKSPSTFRFPEGESFVEMQNRMVTTVEQLAHRHEGEVIAAFSHADTIKAAVAYFVGTPLDLFQKIHIDTASISAVEFQSTGTRMLVTNSRTGSLEYLRPQQ, from the coding sequence ATGACGCAGGCTGAAGAAGCGCAGAAAAGCACCATTGTCTTGCTCATCCGCCATGGGCAAACTCCAACCACCGGACAGGTATTGCCCGGCCGGACTCCTGGGTTGCACCTTTCTGATCAGGGACATGCTCAGGCGACAGATGTTTCAGGCAGATTGGCCGGGCTTGAGCTAGCTGCTTTGTATGCATCTCCGATGGAACGTGCTCAAGAAACTGCAGCTCCCACAAGCAAGTCGCATAATCTTGAGATCTTGACTGAGCAAGGCCTTGTGGAATGCGATTTTGGGCAGTGGACTGGGCAGAAACTACTCGATCTCAACAAATTGGAAGAGTGGAAAGAAGTCCAAAAATCTCCATCTACCTTCAGGTTTCCTGAAGGTGAAAGCTTTGTAGAGATGCAAAACCGCATGGTTACAACAGTCGAACAGCTTGCGCACCGCCATGAAGGCGAAGTGATTGCAGCCTTCAGTCACGCAGATACGATCAAAGCCGCCGTGGCATATTTTGTGGGCACGCCCTTAGACTTATTTCAGAAGATCCATATTGATACGGCATCAATATCTGCCGTGGAATTCCAGAGCACGGGCACTCGGATGCTTGTCACGAATTCCCGCACTGGGTCTTTGGAATATTTGAGGCCACAGCAGTGA
- a CDS encoding vWA domain-containing protein, which translates to MTHPLGPRRSRYSRYTGGPDPLAPPVDLSDALREIAEDVMAGYSPEQALREYLRRGTKGSDGFDELAWQAAQKRQELLQRNNLGGTLREVKALLDDALKLERAQLARDIDLDDTDRAFKEMQISNLPESTPAAVSELNSYDWQSEQARQKFEQIRDLLGREMLDQQFSGMKQALEGATEEDKAAIAQMLHDLNALLNKHRAGTDTPTDFANFMAAHGAHFPENPRTIDELIDTLAARSAAAQRMLNSMSEEQRRELLELSAEAFGSPQLQELLGDLAGNLQGLRPELDWNSSEEFSGDQGMGLGDGTGAMQDLAELDNLAEQLRHSHTDLDLDAVKRQLGQEAAVSAELLNSIDKALQDSGLLGRSPDGSLKLSPQAMRRLGKALLDSATEQLSSRSGARDSRITGTSGEQTGSSRPYEFGDTQPWDVTRTITNAITRTASADTNEALKIHLNDIEVVETEQRTQNAVALLVDTSYSMAAEGRWVPMKQTALALHHLISTRFRNDELALITFGRHALTTDINQLTVLPPVHEQGTNLHHGLLLAERFFARHPSMQPTLLIVTDGEPTAFLQPDGHAWFNWPTDQETLSTTITQLDKVTKRGTRTTFFRLGHDYGLQKFLNQLADRVAGRVVAPDLDGLGAAVVEEYLHYRH; encoded by the coding sequence ATGACCCACCCCCTAGGTCCCCGTAGAAGCCGGTATAGCAGATACACCGGTGGCCCAGATCCACTCGCCCCACCGGTAGATCTCAGCGATGCGCTGCGTGAAATTGCAGAGGATGTCATGGCTGGATACTCCCCTGAGCAGGCTCTACGCGAATATCTGCGGCGAGGTACCAAGGGGTCTGATGGGTTTGATGAGCTCGCGTGGCAAGCTGCACAAAAACGCCAAGAATTGCTGCAGCGCAATAATCTTGGCGGCACCTTGCGCGAGGTCAAAGCTTTGCTTGACGACGCCCTGAAGCTGGAACGTGCACAACTTGCCAGAGACATCGACCTCGATGACACTGACCGCGCATTCAAAGAAATGCAGATCAGCAACCTCCCAGAGTCCACCCCAGCAGCAGTATCTGAACTGAACTCCTACGACTGGCAATCGGAGCAAGCTCGCCAGAAATTTGAGCAGATCCGAGACTTACTTGGCCGTGAAATGCTGGACCAACAATTCTCTGGAATGAAACAGGCACTGGAAGGAGCCACCGAAGAAGATAAAGCAGCAATTGCACAGATGCTGCACGACCTTAATGCTCTCCTTAATAAACACCGAGCAGGCACAGACACACCCACTGATTTCGCCAATTTCATGGCTGCACATGGTGCACACTTCCCGGAGAATCCGCGCACTATAGACGAACTCATTGATACCTTGGCTGCGAGATCTGCCGCGGCTCAACGCATGCTTAACTCCATGTCGGAAGAACAACGCAGAGAACTCTTAGAGCTTTCTGCCGAAGCTTTTGGCAGCCCACAGCTCCAGGAACTACTCGGAGATCTGGCTGGAAATCTCCAAGGGCTGCGCCCAGAACTCGATTGGAATAGCTCTGAAGAGTTCTCCGGTGACCAAGGAATGGGACTTGGTGATGGCACCGGTGCGATGCAAGATTTAGCTGAGCTAGATAACCTCGCGGAACAGCTGCGCCATTCACATACTGATCTCGATCTTGATGCAGTAAAACGTCAGCTTGGCCAAGAGGCAGCAGTTTCCGCAGAGCTGCTCAACAGCATTGATAAAGCACTGCAAGACAGCGGACTGTTGGGACGCTCCCCTGACGGCTCCTTAAAACTAAGTCCACAAGCCATGCGTCGCCTTGGAAAAGCACTTTTAGATAGCGCTACAGAACAGCTTTCCTCCCGCTCCGGAGCCCGCGATTCCCGCATCACCGGTACCAGTGGAGAACAAACAGGCAGCTCACGCCCCTATGAATTTGGTGATACCCAGCCGTGGGATGTCACACGCACAATCACCAACGCAATAACTAGAACGGCTAGCGCAGACACTAATGAAGCCTTAAAGATTCACCTCAACGACATCGAAGTCGTAGAAACTGAGCAACGCACCCAAAATGCAGTCGCGTTACTAGTAGATACCAGCTATTCCATGGCGGCCGAAGGTCGCTGGGTTCCCATGAAACAAACTGCTCTAGCATTGCATCATCTGATCAGCACTCGATTCCGCAATGATGAACTAGCCCTGATCACTTTCGGCAGACATGCGCTAACCACCGATATTAATCAGCTCACTGTCCTTCCCCCAGTTCATGAACAAGGCACCAATCTTCATCATGGATTGCTCTTGGCTGAAAGGTTTTTTGCACGACACCCGTCTATGCAACCCACACTGCTGATTGTCACAGACGGCGAACCCACAGCTTTCCTACAACCCGATGGACACGCATGGTTTAATTGGCCAACTGATCAAGAGACTCTATCCACTACGATCACCCAATTAGATAAAGTGACCAAACGTGGCACTCGCACGACTTTTTTCAGATTGGGCCATGATTACGGTCTGCAGAAATTCCTCAATCAATTAGCAGACCGCGTAGCTGGCCGAGTAGTAGCACCTGATCTAGATGGTTTAGGTGCCGCCGTAGTGGAGGAATACCTGCATTACAGGCACTAA
- a CDS encoding sigma 54-interacting transcriptional regulator produces MSLLPNVSPNVSTVGELKAAGYQYRPLRVEIRENLLSKLRNGEDPWPGLHGLQHTVIPQVERALIAGHDIVLLGERGQGKTRLLRAITSLLDEWIPALADSELREDPLAPVTQTEITDDHLITWIHRDDRYSEKLATPDTSVADLIGDVDPMRVAEGRRLGDPDTIHFGLIPRSNRGIVAINELPDLAERIQVSMLNVMEERDIQIRGYMLRLPLDVLVVASANPEDYTNRGRIITPLKDRFGAEIRTHYPLELEDEIAVISQEAHLVADVPKVLLEILARYTRSLRQSPAVNQRSGVSARFAIAGAETIAAAALHRASIRGESEAVARLVDVESAVEVLGGKIEFESGEEGREWEILDYVLRTSTAEALRSTLRSLDLNPLIAALDGSITVSTGANVSAEEFLNGLPDLGETTLYDDIATAFGAISEGARANAIELALEGLFLSRKIAKDSGEGETIYG; encoded by the coding sequence GTGAGCCTCCTGCCTAATGTGTCCCCAAATGTCTCCACTGTCGGTGAGCTGAAGGCCGCCGGCTACCAATACCGCCCTCTGCGCGTGGAAATCCGCGAAAACCTGCTGAGCAAACTCCGAAACGGCGAAGATCCCTGGCCTGGCCTCCACGGATTGCAGCACACGGTTATCCCGCAGGTAGAACGCGCGCTGATAGCCGGGCACGATATTGTGCTGCTCGGCGAGCGCGGCCAGGGTAAAACGCGGCTGCTCCGCGCGATTACTTCGCTTCTCGACGAGTGGATCCCCGCCTTGGCTGATTCCGAATTGCGCGAAGATCCTTTGGCACCCGTTACACAGACTGAGATCACCGATGACCACCTCATCACCTGGATTCACCGCGATGATCGCTACTCCGAAAAGCTTGCTACTCCAGATACTTCAGTGGCTGACTTAATCGGAGATGTAGATCCCATGCGTGTGGCCGAAGGCCGACGCCTTGGTGATCCTGACACCATCCACTTTGGTCTGATCCCACGTTCTAATCGAGGCATCGTTGCGATCAATGAGCTACCTGACCTGGCTGAAAGAATCCAGGTATCCATGCTCAATGTCATGGAAGAACGCGACATCCAAATTCGTGGCTATATGCTGCGTCTACCACTTGATGTGCTGGTTGTTGCCTCCGCAAACCCAGAAGATTATACCAACCGAGGCCGCATTATCACTCCGTTGAAAGATCGCTTCGGTGCAGAAATCCGCACGCATTATCCACTTGAATTAGAAGATGAAATTGCGGTTATCTCCCAGGAAGCCCATTTGGTAGCTGATGTGCCAAAGGTGCTCTTAGAGATCCTGGCACGCTATACCCGGTCGTTGAGGCAATCCCCTGCAGTTAACCAACGCTCTGGTGTTTCTGCTCGTTTTGCCATCGCTGGAGCAGAAACTATTGCAGCTGCTGCCCTGCACCGCGCAAGTATTCGTGGTGAATCAGAAGCTGTTGCCCGACTTGTTGATGTGGAATCAGCCGTAGAAGTTCTCGGCGGAAAAATTGAGTTTGAATCCGGTGAGGAAGGCCGCGAATGGGAAATCCTGGATTATGTCCTTCGCACCTCCACTGCTGAAGCGCTACGATCGACACTCCGTTCCCTGGATCTTAATCCGCTTATCGCAGCGCTTGACGGCAGTATCACGGTATCAACCGGCGCGAATGTCTCAGCCGAAGAGTTCCTCAATGGCCTGCCAGATCTCGGCGAAACCACGCTCTATGATGACATCGCCACCGCCTTTGGTGCAATCTCCGAAGGTGCCCGCGCCAACGCCATCGAGCTGGCTTTAGAAGGGTTGTTCCTCTCTAGGAAAATTGCCAAGGATTCTGGCGAAGGCGAAACCATTTACGGCTAA
- a CDS encoding ABC-F family ATP-binding cassette domain-containing protein, protein MTETLVVQNLSGGYGHRTLFNNVNLTVAAGDIVGVVGVNGAGKSTFLKILAGVENPQAGSIALSPPDAFVGYLPQEHSRRADETIADYIARRTGCAAATTAMDDTAEAFGVDPENTKLADDYAEALDRWMASGAADLEDRIPQVLAELGFELPIDTMMAGLSGGQAARVGLAALLLSRFDIVLLDEPTNDLDLDGLEKLENFVQGLRGGVVLVSHDREFLSRCVTTVLELDLYQNSHQVYGGGYDSYLEERAVLRQHARDQYEEFADKKKDLVARARTQREWSSQGVRNAIKKAPDNDKIRRKAATESSEKQAQKVRQMESRIARLEEVEEPRKEWKLQFSVGKAPRSSSVVATLNNASFTQDDFTLGPVSIQVNAGDRIGITGPNGAGKSTLLRGLLGHQEPTSGSSTMGTSVAIGEIDQARALLDPQSPLLDAFEKYVPDLPISEVRTLLAKFGLNDNHVERDVEKLSPGERTRAGLALLQVRGVNVLVLDEPTNHLDLEAIEQLEQALESYDGVLLLVTHDRRMLDAVQTNRRWHVEAGTVKEL, encoded by the coding sequence ATGACTGAAACCCTTGTGGTGCAAAACCTCTCCGGTGGCTACGGACACCGCACACTCTTTAACAACGTGAACCTCACCGTTGCCGCCGGAGATATCGTTGGCGTGGTGGGTGTAAACGGCGCAGGTAAATCTACTTTTTTGAAGATCCTCGCCGGTGTGGAAAACCCACAGGCTGGATCCATTGCGCTGTCACCTCCTGATGCATTTGTGGGTTACCTTCCACAGGAACACAGTCGCCGTGCTGATGAAACAATCGCAGACTATATTGCACGACGCACAGGATGCGCCGCAGCAACTACTGCCATGGATGACACGGCTGAAGCATTTGGCGTTGATCCAGAAAACACAAAGCTTGCCGATGATTACGCCGAAGCTCTTGATCGTTGGATGGCCAGTGGCGCAGCAGACCTCGAAGATCGTATTCCTCAGGTGCTTGCAGAACTTGGTTTCGAGCTCCCCATTGACACCATGATGGCAGGGCTATCTGGTGGACAAGCCGCCCGAGTAGGCTTAGCCGCACTCTTGCTGTCGCGGTTCGACATTGTGCTTCTTGATGAACCCACCAACGACCTTGACCTTGATGGCCTAGAAAAATTGGAGAACTTTGTCCAAGGCCTGCGTGGGGGAGTAGTACTGGTCAGCCACGACCGTGAGTTTCTCTCCCGCTGTGTCACCACCGTGCTGGAACTTGATCTGTACCAAAACTCCCACCAAGTCTATGGCGGTGGATACGATTCTTATTTGGAAGAACGCGCAGTACTTCGCCAACACGCCCGCGATCAATATGAAGAATTCGCTGACAAGAAAAAAGACCTTGTCGCACGCGCAAGAACACAACGCGAATGGTCTAGCCAAGGTGTGCGCAATGCCATCAAAAAGGCGCCAGACAACGATAAAATCCGCCGCAAAGCAGCCACCGAATCCAGCGAAAAGCAGGCTCAAAAAGTCCGCCAAATGGAAAGCCGTATTGCTCGCCTAGAAGAAGTGGAAGAGCCACGCAAAGAATGGAAACTCCAATTCAGCGTAGGTAAAGCACCACGATCTAGCTCCGTTGTTGCCACACTCAACAACGCAAGCTTTACCCAAGATGATTTCACTTTGGGTCCAGTCTCCATCCAAGTAAATGCTGGCGATCGCATTGGCATTACCGGACCCAACGGCGCTGGAAAATCTACACTGCTGCGAGGCCTTTTAGGCCACCAAGAACCAACAAGCGGTAGCTCCACCATGGGTACCAGCGTGGCAATTGGTGAAATTGATCAGGCCCGCGCATTGCTAGATCCACAATCACCACTGCTTGACGCATTTGAAAAGTATGTTCCAGACCTTCCTATCAGCGAGGTCCGCACACTCCTGGCAAAATTTGGGCTCAATGATAACCATGTGGAACGAGACGTCGAAAAGCTTTCTCCAGGCGAGCGCACGCGCGCCGGGCTTGCGCTGCTGCAGGTCCGCGGTGTCAACGTGCTTGTTCTTGATGAGCCCACCAACCACCTGGATCTGGAAGCGATCGAGCAACTAGAGCAGGCCTTGGAATCCTATGATGGGGTATTGCTGCTGGTTACCCATGACAGGCGGATGCTGGATGCGGTGCAGACCAACCGCCGTTGGCATGTGGAAGCCGGAACAGTTAAGGAACTATAA
- a CDS encoding isocitrate lyase/PEP mutase family protein → MSHLQTLAADFAKAHESGKLLVLPTAWDTWSAGVAEEAGFPGLTVGSHPVADAIGSSDGENMDFVEYLNVVKKITSAVALPVSVDVESGYGLDPAELIERLLEAGAVGANIEDVVHREDKRVREAQEHADYIAAAREAADTAGVEFVINGRTDAVKLGSEVFDDPMVEAIKRIKLMEQAGARSVYPVGLTTADQIERLVAAVSVPVNVTAHPVDGHGAGGLATLAGLGVRRVTFGPLWQKWLSATSAQQFKAWA, encoded by the coding sequence ATGTCTCATCTTCAAACATTGGCGGCTGATTTTGCCAAAGCCCACGAATCCGGAAAATTACTCGTCCTGCCCACTGCTTGGGATACCTGGAGTGCAGGGGTTGCGGAGGAAGCAGGTTTCCCCGGTCTGACAGTGGGCAGTCATCCAGTGGCAGACGCAATCGGCAGTTCAGATGGCGAAAATATGGATTTTGTGGAGTACCTCAACGTGGTCAAAAAGATCACTTCTGCGGTAGCTCTCCCAGTGAGCGTTGATGTGGAATCCGGTTATGGTCTTGATCCTGCGGAGCTGATTGAGCGACTTCTTGAAGCTGGCGCAGTTGGTGCGAATATCGAAGATGTTGTGCACCGCGAGGACAAACGAGTCCGTGAGGCCCAAGAACATGCAGATTATATTGCGGCTGCGCGAGAAGCTGCAGATACTGCTGGTGTGGAGTTTGTGATCAACGGCCGAACTGATGCGGTAAAACTTGGGTCAGAGGTATTCGATGATCCGATGGTGGAAGCTATCAAGCGCATCAAGTTGATGGAACAGGCAGGCGCCCGCTCGGTATATCCGGTGGGGTTGACTACTGCAGATCAAATAGAACGCCTGGTCGCGGCAGTATCGGTGCCTGTTAATGTTACTGCTCACCCCGTCGATGGACACGGCGCGGGAGGGCTAGCTACGCTTGCCGGGCTCGGCGTGCGCCGCGTGACCTTCGGCCCGCTCTGGCAAAAATGGCTGAGCGCCACCTCGGCGCAGCAGTTCAAGGCATGGGCTTAA